Proteins encoded by one window of Cloeon dipterum chromosome 4, ieCloDipt1.1, whole genome shotgun sequence:
- the E(bx) gene encoding nucleosome-remodeling factor subunit NURF301 isoform X2: protein MSSRGGKKRGRPPKAASLERPKNNNSKVVKKPKYLLGNETPSSSRASSPASSLGRRSSKRTSVAASRPSTTPQSSSSSQKKSGGGAASQRGKSRYGYQEFHYGSDFEDDDSASNKSDLEDDLDSPESEEESFPDYESVQDESDEDFSVSSERSKAPQRPSPVPLWLQDNKDIPPLELPASSDDLMVPREFVMKALSVYEVVRHFGSLVRLSPFRFEDLCACLVSEEQSPLLGEIHMALLRALLREEDAQQTHFGPLDHRDSVNILLYLIDSLTWPEAVKSYVESDKEFVTYGRVQQIVSHEDYPFVDIGDRLEVLQFLTDQFLTINPVREDLLSEGNISYDDHCRICHRVGKLLCCETCPAVFHLECIEPSLQEVPSSDWQCALCKANQVTGVTDCSSALEKSNILYRQEHLGYDRHGRKYWFLARRIFVENEEGEIWYYSTKVQLEALLKELDEDEMESMLCREISDCHDEIIRQMEITEKVTISQKGSKKSYLDSENAAILKAQKEKEEKEAKELEAAKAREEGMDVEETPEPVVQEEVVTEDIETVTTTETTSTTTTTTTTTTTAVSKEKDAGKDEAAEHKSEEEEENETEVKDGKHVIVTRSKTGSLTPRTFNMEDLRRRAAASESSSDGLRMTRLKAHQMASGTYLFKLGMEGGFKNYVNHYAAIPGALTKAQRNEERDKKRHLSHKFSLTQASEFKWGGSVNGTRAVLINTLRQTVLQLETNMQTAFMHTNWPMLKKTWTASVTASVNPKDLAKALIILQACMKPVVFASAWHESLGHTRLQRLTLNEREERKKFEKREKKEKDEEEERNRLNFSLVKYTLGLKHQVYKQRGEEYRVHGQWGWLWLNQARKFRAESCANLGLKATPSKMMVQVKEDRVTKIIAVDFSVYNKLIDRTDLLTVPESQIPKPDGYVHTVRHKEKSSEPKVKPPVKEEEEINVTDTTEKTVEKQSDEQVQAKEEVKEEVEIKEEKMDVDESSETNTPTLNEPDKSSGGVEKMEVDVKEEKSDEVTDGEAKAVDVEMKGIDREVKPRDGEVKASDGEVKAVEAEVKTENEVKDDIKTEKETKEETTSEAKVEPKPAETKADTPKEGGSSTGHRLIVFRPVCEFDEIDVSKALTMPGRLAYPKVAKPSKLDEFLHRRLQLQAVEERTLALRADSKSAQKTANGGADQTNAGAVASSNSTTQVVQPPKHTQAELEQMSKEVAHHLELYSAAHKLSKDHPCYNTVCKPNSSTANCFSPMCLQRYRLRKELLVTLCKAKSMGIDINSKIGAQASVHQKTAAVKKPADATEGKVEEKVKQEADVKQEEEETVVEKKVQVTVTTTTTTPTVTESTTTKANSSDSGVLKAALSKSRQHMSRPQPEPVDKLRVYSAPNPSGKLYLKKLVRATTTSTPTTNSTSVSTLSTVLSGGGGRRKKLQVKYPLTSKFCSHSKKSTILALSHHELRKMARKCGYTYVHGFSHTAKANQSVWPYPCPRPLFKTCWMYRMTLATSLATVATQLRILWHCLRWDDMQTKPPNSDGKNQVTTDTEITSTELLKHRHIGQFLEKTQYLRRKVVIPIDLPKAAREVTSMRVGLRKRKREEAPQNTEPKVIEDWIDEDKLELWEIKQYSDRSRTGSSAPTKTTGATEQPSTPNSVVAKQEVAKVQSAEEIKQQLEQNLKLQRAALQQKRALDGVSPKPNILKMVTSPSQAGAATNAAATKQTTTTTTPGQKAAFTRVFLSKDGSTRVIGSQANILPKAVAAVGGAASGQQQQSLIRLTSGTATPQTPPTQQKVQIIPGPDGKYQVRGLLPGQQLVQLPGGKIQVMYTQPASQAISPATPTILKTVTVSAPTPSSPLTTKTALAAGGKIASPTTTLALVQQSPQTTMAVAQATQASTVVVSTPGPTVKVVTAPTNMVKTNLLAQQLMASPTGGSNTPRQVVIRQATPGSTPSVQKIVSATGGQVIMGNAQVFTSIGQQLVVQGAAGTTTGQQIMIGGRFLNGQQVLIRGPNNTLMTLAGSPAQSNMIVKTVSAPAAGQKVVQKPIVVQKPTVPVVQAATVVAASPATTVVAASTEQAASQTTPPAAKVVARVTPPAAATATAATPQSPAAGTAGQLPRLTNTPTAQVIQTPNGPSIILQGLKGNFTEQQLNALKEQVKQHMLKQQANKQGTNTMVVTMPMATTTQPAVAAQPTAATQAASTPPVTPQTIVKTVVAPVQATAAAAATEQPKVLVQAAQPETKAAPKQEQPALQQVARQVLVNGQSTQPDEPANTSTSKNDKGEFVITPDYIQQTIKSALKQDNLPPEIEEKLLQMQRYQERQMKGPAAAVHTAAPAPATPTSRPSHSRKRNASSTPAAAAVAPEAEAPKDPNWEPARKRSGNRHTATGATATAATASATEHQPKEAKEEKATSSGAAAPTAAAAASTATASGGGRSRKSWKEQQEEKKAAAAALQLNNLLFRSTESLRKEATKKRAMLEKELLSEIQREVAVELAARTLAERNKQDEVRTTKRKAQSQQPQPAKPSTTSPAAATVCKTQPKKRQKRSNSPGGGISTGGGSRGIKKEKLLCSCRTPYDDTKFYVGCDMCNNWYHGDCVGITEQQSKSLSEFVCNECKHAKDTKVLYCLCKKPYDDSKFYICCDSCQNWFHGRCVGILQVEADGIDEYVCPNCEGSSEINNANMRTLSSKDNELLKKMIKQIQAHKAAWPFMEPVDPTEAPNYYRVIEEPMDLQTIELKAHEQRYKKLCNFIGDMTKIFDNCRFYNPKESPFYRCAESLETFFAQKLKMLRAKMLETTTN from the exons ATGTCATCACGGGGTGGCAAAAAGCGCGGCCGGCCGCCGAAAGCCGCGTCACTCGAGCGCCCCAAGAACAACAACAGTAAGGTGGTCAAAAAACCCAAATACCTGCTGGGCAACGAAACCCCAAGCAGCTCGCGGGCCTCATCGCCGGCCTCCTCCCTGGGCCGGCGATCGTCCAAGCGGACCTCGGTTGCCGCCTCCCGACCTTCGACGACGCcgcaaagcagcagcagttctCAGAAGAAgagcggtggcggcgccgcCAGCCAACGAGGCAAAAGTCGCTACGGGTACCAAGAGTTCCATTACGGCTCCGACTTTGAAGACGATGACTCAGCGAGCAACAAGAGCGACCTGGAGGACGACCTGGACTCTCCGGAGAGCGAGGAGGAATCTTTCCCAGACTACGAGTCCGTGCAGGACGAGAGCGACGAGGATTTCTCGGTCAGCAGCGAACGGTCGAAGGCGCCTCAAAG GCCTAGTCCTGTACCGCTGTGGTTACAGGATAACAAAGACATTCCGCCGCTGGAGCTTCCCGCCTCCTCGGATGACCTGATGGTGCCTCGGGAATTTGTGATGAAGGCCCTCTCTGTGTATGAGGTGGTGCGACACTTTGGCTCCCTGGTGCGTCTATCCCCTTTTCGGTTTGAGGACCTGTGCGCGTGTCTCGTGTCTGAGGAGCAAAGCCCTTTGTTAGGCGAGATCCACATGGCCCTGCTTCGGGCTCTTCTGCGCGAGGAGGACGCCCAGCAGACACACTTCGGGCCTCTTGACCACAGGGACAGTGTCAACATCTTGCTTTACCTGATTGACTCGCTCACATGGCCTGAGGCCGTCAAGTCGTATGTCGAGAGCGACAAGGAGTTCGTTACCTACGGCAGGGTGCAGCAAATAGTCAGTCATGAGGATTACCCTTTTGTCGACATAGGGGATAGACTTGAGGTGCTGCAGTTCCTCACTGATCAATTCCTCACCATCAATCCGGTGCGCGAGGATCTGCTAAGTGAAG GGAACATTTCCTACGATGACCACTGCAGAATCTGCCACAGGGTGGGCAAGCTGTTGTGCTGCGAAACGTGCCCAGCTGTATTCCACTTGGAGTGCATTGAGCCAAGCCTACAGGAAGTGCCGAGCAGTGACTGGCAGTGTGCTTTGTGTAAAGCAAACCAGGTGACTGGAGTGACCGACTGCTCTTCGGCGCTTGagaagtcaaatattttgtacagACAAGAGCACTTGGGTTACGACCGACATGGTCGCAAGTACTGGTTCCTTGCGAGACGAATTTTTGT tGAAAATGAGGAGGGAGAAATTTGGTATTATTCCACTAAGGTTCAATTAGAAGCTCTGTTGAAAGAGCTAGATGAGGATGAAATGGAATCAATGCTGTGCAGAGAGATCAGTGACTGTCATGACGAGATCATTCGTCAAATGGAAATCACagaaaaggtcacaatttcACAAAAAGGAAGCAAAAAGAGCTACTTGGACAGCGAGAACG CTGCAATTTTGAAAGCTCAGAAGGAAAAAGAGGAGAAGGAAGCGAAAGAACTGGAGGCGGCCAAGGCCAGAGAGGAGGGCATGGACGTCGAAGAAACACCAGAACCGGTTGTTCAAGAAGAAGTTGTTACT GAGGACATAGAGACTGTGACAACTACTGAGACGACCTCAACAACTACAACCACCACAACTACGACCACAACCGCGGTGAGCAAGGAGAAAGATGCAGGCAAGGATGAAGCTGCAGAACACAAGTCTGAAGAGGAAGAGGAGAATGAAACTGAAGTTAAAGATG GCAAGCATGTGATCGTGACAAGATCCAAAACAGGCAGTCTAACACCGCGAACGTTCAACATGGAAGACCTGAGACGCAGAGCAGCGGCGTCTGAAAGCAGCAGCGACGGGCTGCGCATGACGAGACTGAAGGCGCACCAGATGGCGTCTGGCACGTACCTGTTCAAGCTGGGTATGGAGGGCGGCTTCAAGAACTACGTCAACCACTATGCGGCGATCCCAGGTGCGCTGACAAAAGCGCAGCGCAATGAGGAACGGGACAAAAAGCGGCATCTGTCACACAAGTTTTCGCTTACACAGGCGTCTGAGTTCAAGTGGGGCGGCTCTGTGAACGGCACTAGGGCCGTGCTGATCAACACTTTGCGCCAGACAGTGCTGCAGCTTGAGACCAATATGCAGACGGCCTTCATGCACACCAATTGGCCAATGCTGAAAAAGACGTGGACTGCCTCAGTCACCGCCAGTGTCAACCCAAAGGATCTCGCTAAGGCTCTCATCATCCTGCAAGCTTGTATGAAGCCTGTTGTCTTTGCTTCTGCATGGCACGAGTCGCTAG GTCACACACGGCTTCAGAGATTGACTCTGAATGAGCGGGAGGAGCGAAAGAAGTTTGAAAAGCgagaaaaaaaggagaaagaTGAAGAGGAGGAAAGAAACAGGCTCAACTTCAGCCTGGTCAAGTACACGTTAGGTCTCAAGCACCAGGTGTACAAGCAGAGGGGCGAAGAATACCGCGTGCATGGCCAGTGGGGCTGGTTGTGGCTGAATCAGGCCAGGAAGTTCAGGGCCGAGAGCTGCGCCAACCTTGGTCTCAAAGCAACTCCCTCAAAAATGATGGTTCAAGTCAAAG AGGATCGGGTGACAAAGATTATTGCTGTTGACTTCAGCGTGTACAACAAGCTGATCGATCGTACAGACCTGCTTACCGTTCCAGAGAGCCAGATTCCAAAACCTGATGGTTACGTACACACTGTAAGGCACAAGGAGAAATCCTCTGAACCAAAAGTGAAGCCGCCAGTAAAGGAGGAAGAAGAGATTAACGTGACAGACACTACTGAGAAGACAGTGGAGAAGCAGTCTGATGAGCAGGTGCAAGCAAAGGAGGAAGTCAAGGAGGAAGTCGAAATCAAAGAGGAAAAGATGGACGTTGACGAGAGTTCAGAGACAAACACACCAACACTGAATGAGCCTGACAAGTCTTCAGGTGGGGTCGAGAAAATGGAAGTTGACGTGAAGGAGGAGAAATCAGATGAAGTCACAGATGGCGAGGCAAAGGCAGTGGATGTTGAAATGAAAGGTATAGATAGGGAGGTGAAACCAAGAGATGGTGAGGTGAAAGCATCTGATGGCGAGGTGAAGGCAGTGGAAGCCGAGGTTAAGACAGAGAATGAGGTCAAGGATGACATCAAAACTGAGAAAGAAACAAAAGAGGAAACCACGTCTGAAGCCAAAGTGGAACCAAAGCCTGCTGAGACTAAGGCTGACACCCCTAAAGAAG GTGGAAGCAGCACTGGTCACCGATTGATAGTCTTCAGACCTGTGTgtgaatttgatgaaattgacGTGAGCAAAGCCCTCACAATGCCTGGAAGATTGGCATATCCAAAAGTGGCCAAACCAAGCAAACTTGATGAATTTCTTCACCGAAGGTTGCAGCTACAGGCTGTGGAAGAAAGAACTTTGGCCCTCAGAGCTGAT AGCAAATCTGCTCAGAAAACAGCAAATGGCGGCGCTGATCAGACCAATGCCGGTGCGGTCGCGTCTTCAAATTCGACAACGCAGGTGGTGCAACCGCCAAAGCACACTCAAGCTGAGCTTGAGCAGATGTCAAAGGAGGTTGCACATCACCTGGAGCTGTACTCAGCCGCGCACAAGCTCAGCAAGGACCACCCATGCTACAATACAGTTTGCAAACCCAACTCAAGCACTGCCAACTGCTTCTCGCCAATGTGCTTGCAGCGGTACCGACTGCGTAAGGAACTCCTGGTGACTCTGTGCAAGGCAAAGAGCATGGGCATCGACATTAACAGCAAGATTGGCGCACAAGCGTCCGTGCATCAGAAAACGGCGGCAGTTAAGAAGCCTGCAGACGCCACTGAAGGCAAGGTGGAGGAGAAGGTCAAACAAGAGGCGGATGTCAAGCAGGAGGAAGAGGAAACGGTGGTGGAGAAGAAAGTGCAAGTGACAGTGACAACTACCACAACCACGCCCACCGTGACTGAATCTACGACCACCAAGGCGAATTCAAGCGACAGTGGCGTTCTAAAGGCAGCGCTCAGCAAGAGTCGCCAGCACATGTCGCGGCCGCAGCCCGAGCCAGTGGACAAGCTCAGGGTCTACTCGGCGCCCAATCCCTCAGGAAAGCTGTACCTTAAGAAGCTTGTTCGCGCCACAACGACTTCAACCCCCACAACCAACAGCACCTCTGTCTCGACCCTGAGTACTGTGCtgagcggcggtggcggcaggcGGAAGAAGCTGCAGGTCAAGTACCCGCTGACCTCTAAGTTCTGCAGTCATAGTAAGAAGAGCACCATCCTGGCGCTGTCGCACCATGAGCTCCGTAAGATGGCTCGCAAATGCGGCTACACTTACGTGCATGGATTCAGCCACACAGCTAAGGCCAATCAATCTGTCTGGCCATACCCCTGCCCCAGACCCCTATTCAAGACTTGCTGGatgtaccgcatgacgctcgCCACTTCGCTCGCCACCGTCGCCACGCAGCTGAGGATCCTTTGGCACTGCCTTCGCTGGGATGATATGCAG ACAAAACCACCAAACAGCGACGGGAAGAACCAGGTGACGACAGACACTGAAATAACTTCGACCGAGTTGCTGAAGCACAGGCACATTGGCCAGTTTTTGGAGAAGACTCAATACTTGCGAAGGAAAGTGGTAATTCCCATAGATCTGCCGAAAGCGGCTAGAG AAGTGACGTCAATGCGAGTTGGCCTTCGAAAACGGAAACGCGAGGAGGCACCGCAGAACACAGAGCCTAAGGTAATCGAGGACTGGATCGACGAGGACAAGTTGGAGCTGTGGGAGATCAAGCAGTACAGTGACAG GAGTCGAACTGGCTCCTCAGCCCCTACCAAGACTACAGGTGCAACAGAGCAGCCCTCCACCCCGAATTCTGTGGTGGCTAAGCAAGAGGTGGCCAAGGTGCAGTCCGCTGAGGAAATCAAGCAGCAGCTTGAGCAGAATCTCAAACTGCAGAGAGCCGCTTTGCAGCAGAAGCGAGCCCTTGACGGCGTTTCGCCAAAACCGAACATTCTCAAAATGGTCACCTCCCCAAGTCAGG CGGGCGCTGCGACAAACGCGGCTGCAACAAAGCAGACGACGACAACGACGACACCTGGGCAGAAGGCTGCTTTCACTCGCGTGTTCTTGTCAAAGGATGGTTCAACTCGGGTGATAGGTTCGCAAGCCAACATATTGCCAAAGGCGGTTGCGGCGGTTGGCGGTGCTGCGAGcggacagcagcagcagtcgctGATTCGACTGACGTCTGGCACGGCGACACCGCAGACACCACCAACGCAACAGAAGGTGCAGATCATTCCGGGCCCAGACGGCAAATACCAAGTGCGTGGCCTGCTGCCCGGCCAGCAGCTGGTGCAGCTGCCTGGAGGCAAGATACAGGTCATGTACACGCAGCCTGCCAGCCAGGCAATCTCCCCCGCCACACCCACCATTCTTAAGACAGTGACGGTGTCCGCGCCGACACCCTCCTCGCCGCTCACAACCAAGACGGCTCTGGCCGCTGGCGGTAAAATAGCCAGTCCCACAACGACACTTGCATTGGTGCAGCAGTCGCCGCAGACTACCATGGCTGTCGCCCAGGCCACGCAAGCCTCAACAGTCGTTGTCTCCACGCCAGGACCCACTGTCAAg gTTGTGACTGCTCCTACAAACATGGTCAAGACGAACCTTCTCGCTCAACAGCTGATGGCCTCTCCCACAGGCGGTTCAAACACGCCGCGCCAAGTAGTCATCAGACAAGCCACTCCCGGCTCTACCCCTAGTGTACAAAAAATTGTGTCCGCCACAGGTGGGCAAGTGATAATGGGCAACGCCCAGGTGTTCACGTCCATCGGACAGCAATTGGTTGTGCAAGGAGCTGCGGGCACCACTACTGGCCAGCAAATCATGATAGGCGGGCGCTTCCTCAATGGACAGCAG GTTCTCATTCGTGGGCCGAATAACACCCTGATGACCCTGGCTGGCAGCCCTGCTCAAAGCAACATGATAGTCAAAACTGTGAGTGCGCCTGCCGCTGGCCAGAAGGTGGTGCAGAAGCCCATCGTTGTACAAAAGCCTACTGTGCCCGTTGTGCAGGCGGCAACTGTGGTGGCGGCCTCACCTGCTACCACTGTCGTCGCAGCTTCAACAGAGCAGGCGGCTAGTCAGACGACGCCCCCCGCCGCCAAGGTGGTAGCCAGGGTGACCCCTCCAGCTGCGGCCACGGCGACAGCAGCCACACCCCAGTCACCAGCCGCCGGCACCGCTGGCCAACTGCCCCGGCTGACAAACACGCCGACTGCGCAGGTGATACAGACACCCAACGGCCCCAGTATAATCCTACAGGGCCTCAAGGGCAACTTCACTGAGCAGCAGTTGAATGCCCTCAAAGAGCAGGTCAAACAGCATATGCTCAAGCAGCAGGCCAACAAGCAAGGTACCAACACCATGGTCGTCACCATGCCCATGGCTACCACGACGCAGCCAGCGGTTGCAGCCCAGCCAACGGCTGCCACCCAAGCAGCTTCCACACCCCCTGTCACCCCTCAAACGATAGTCAAGACGGTTGTGGCCCCCGTGCAGGCCActgccgccgcggccgccacTGAGCAACCCAAGGTGCTGGTGCAGGCGGCCCAACCAGAGACCAAGGCTGCCCCCAAGCAAGAGCAGCCAGCCCTGCAGCAGGTGGCCCGCCAGGTGCTGGTCAACGGCCAGTCCACGCAGCCTGATGAGCCCGCTAACACCTCCACAAGCAAGAATGACAAGGGCGAGTTTGTCATAACCCCTGATTACATTCAGCAGA CGATCAAGTCAGCCCTGAAGCAGGACAACCTTCCGCCTGAGATCGAGGAAAAGCTGCTGCAGATGCAGCGCTACCAGGAGCGGCAAATGAAGGGACCCGCGGCCGCGGTGCACACGGCCGCGCCAGCCCCCGCCACCCCCACTAGCAGGCCTAGCCACTCACGCAAGAGGAATGCGAGCAGCACACCGGCGGCAGCGGCCGTTGCCCCAGAGGCCGAAGCACCCAAGGACCCTAATTGGGAGCCGGCCCGCAAGAGGAGTGGCAACCGCCACACTGCTACTGGCGCGACCGCCACGGCGGCTACCGCCTCAGCCACTGAGCACCAACCAAAGGAGGCAAA GGAGGAAAAGGCTACGTCTTCTGGTGCGGCGGCGCCTACGGCCGCAGCTGCGGCGTCAACGGCAACCGCGAGCGGCGGAGGACGGTCGCGAAAGAGCTGGAAGGAGCAGCAGGAGGAAAAGaaggcggcggcagcagcactGCAGTTGAACAACCTGCTGTTCCGATCAACAGAGTCGCTGCGCAAGGAGGCGACTAAGAAGCGCGCCATGCTGGAGAAGGAGCTGCTGTCCGAAATACAGCGTGAAGTGGCCGTCGAGTTGGCCGCCCGCACGCTTGCCGAGCGCAATAAGCAGGATGAGGTGCGCACCACTAAGCGCAAGGCCCAGTcccagcagccgcagccgGCCAAACCCTCCACGACGTCCCCGGCGGCGGCCACGGTATGCAAGACGCAGCCCAAGAAGCGCCAGAAACGGTCCAACTCGCCAGGGGGCGGCATCAGTACTGGGGGCGGCAGCCGCGGCataaaaaaagagaagttGCTGTGCTCGTGCCGCACACCATACGATGACACCAAGTTTTATGTCGGCTGCGACATGTGCAACAACTGGTACCATGGTGACTGCGTCGGCATCACTGAGCAGCAGAGCAAGAGCCTCTCTGAATTCGTCTGCAACGAGTGCAAGCACGCCAAGGACACCAAAGTTCTTTACTGCCTCTGCAAGAAGCCCTACGACGACTCCAA attttacaTCTGCTGTGACAGTTGCCAAAACTGGTTCCACGGACGTTGCGTTGGGATTTTGCAAGTGGAAGCAGACGGTATTGACGAGTACGTTTGCCCGAATTGCGAGGGTAGCTCGGAGATCAATAACGCTAATATGAGGACCCTATCTTCCAAAGACAATGAACTTTTAAAGAAGATGATAAAACAAATACAG GCACACAAGGCTGCGTGGCCTTTCATGGAGCCTGTGGACCCGACAGAGGCGCCCAACTACTACAGAGTCATTGAAGAGCCAATGG ACCTTCAAACTATAGAACTGAAAGCCCACGAACAGAGATACAAGAAGCTCTGCAACTTTATTGGAGATATGACCAAGATTTTCGACAACTGCCGCTTCTACAATCCCAAAGAGTCGCCCTTCTACCGGTGCGCCGAAAGCCTCGAAACCTTCTTTGCCCAGAAGCTGAAGATGCTGCGGGCCAAGATGCTGGAGACAACGACCAACTGA